The following are encoded in a window of Thalassotalea insulae genomic DNA:
- a CDS encoding peptidylprolyl isomerase translates to MEIINAAPIAQEQNHSSCQHSQADEISNPAVNYGEFTEAQQDLQAAERAKNIPAEVPEILVNGIEITESQVLGEMQYHPADTKRQSMVKAAEYLIIGELIKQKADELAIDYDPMSLDTASEYQLINQLIAHERITPSASTAECQRFYQQNKGKFTTSPLVELRHILLAAAPDDVTERIRLKDVAEEMINRIQEEPACFNDMVTAHSACPSKAMSGNLGQVSQGQTVAEFERHIFKAQAGLIDYPIETRYGFHIVLIERKIDGAELPFDYVKDKVSEYLNEKVKRKTIAQYMQQLIKAADIKGFNFDYENSPLIQ, encoded by the coding sequence ATGGAAATTATCAATGCCGCACCTATAGCCCAAGAACAAAACCATTCATCTTGTCAACATTCACAAGCTGATGAGATCAGTAACCCGGCCGTTAACTATGGTGAATTTACCGAAGCACAACAAGACTTACAAGCCGCCGAGCGTGCGAAGAATATTCCTGCTGAAGTGCCGGAAATTTTAGTTAATGGCATTGAAATTACTGAAAGCCAGGTGCTAGGTGAAATGCAATATCACCCTGCAGATACTAAGCGTCAGAGTATGGTAAAAGCGGCGGAGTATTTAATTATTGGTGAGTTAATTAAACAAAAGGCAGATGAGCTGGCAATTGATTACGACCCTATGTCGTTAGATACGGCATCTGAATATCAGTTGATTAATCAACTGATAGCGCATGAGCGCATCACTCCGTCGGCATCGACAGCAGAATGTCAGCGTTTTTATCAACAAAATAAAGGGAAGTTTACCACCTCTCCGCTGGTTGAATTACGTCATATTTTATTAGCCGCGGCACCGGATGATGTCACTGAACGTATTCGTTTAAAAGATGTTGCTGAGGAGATGATTAACCGTATTCAGGAGGAACCAGCGTGTTTTAATGATATGGTCACAGCCCATTCGGCATGCCCATCAAAAGCGATGTCTGGAAACCTTGGACAAGTTTCACAAGGTCAAACGGTTGCAGAGTTTGAACGTCATATTTTTAAAGCCCAAGCTGGATTAATTGATTATCCTATTGAAACGCGATATGGCTTTCATATTGTTTTGATAGAACGAAAAATAGATGGCGCTGAGCTGCCTTTTGATTATGTAAAAGACAAGGTATCTGAGTATTTAAACGAAAAGGTTAAACGTAAAACCATTGCTCAATATATGCAGCAGTTAATCAAAGCCGCAGATATTAAAGGCTTTAACTTTGACTATGAAAATTCACCGTTGATCCAATAG
- a CDS encoding SurA N-terminal domain-containing protein: MLENIRENSQGLVAKIILGFIILTFAVAGIGSYTNSVDTSVAEVNGEKISQAEFEKAYQTQRARMAQQFGEMFETLSNDANYMAQMRDSVVENLVNQLLVDQASRDMAIRISDERIKQTIREMPAFQVEGQFDNNRYLARINQEGFYQSSDFRDYLRVEMTRRQLTQALVSSEFALPYQTSLLTTLQNQKRDIRFATISAKQFEQGVEVTEAEINDYYLANPGRFENQEKVKVNYIALDVNDLAKDIEVNDSDLESYYQQNIVNYRQPEQRRIAHILIEFGDDKATAKTKIADIQTRLNNGEDFGELANALSDDTFSGENGGDLEWFEAGINGEAFDQAVTALTDVNAVTDIVESESGFHLIKLTEFKAEQVKTLADVKEEIAIAVSTQKAQDKFFELQQQAAQLSFEFPDSLEDAANAVGVEVKTSAWLSRFGNAAPFDNAKVIDAAFSDLVLNERLNSDIIEVSDSLVLVVRLNEYQAANTKPLEQVSEQIKTILVQQKSAEKAQLLADELLATHKAGDDISAQLTANNASFEEKAAVARYGSDLDASIVREAFKLPHPVADAVVATTVKLNNGDIALIEVTAVSQGDEQAPASFEQQYSQQLAQAAYQSYVEALREQAEISKRENITSTSQL; encoded by the coding sequence ATGTTAGAAAATATTAGAGAAAATTCTCAAGGATTAGTCGCTAAAATTATTCTTGGTTTTATTATTTTAACTTTTGCTGTTGCAGGTATCGGTAGTTATACCAACAGTGTTGACACATCAGTGGCTGAAGTTAACGGTGAGAAAATTTCGCAGGCTGAATTTGAGAAAGCTTATCAGACGCAGCGTGCTCGTATGGCGCAGCAATTTGGTGAGATGTTTGAAACTTTATCAAATGATGCAAACTATATGGCGCAGATGCGTGATAGTGTAGTTGAAAATCTCGTTAATCAGTTATTAGTCGATCAAGCATCTCGTGATATGGCAATACGAATTTCTGATGAACGTATTAAACAAACTATTCGTGAAATGCCAGCGTTTCAGGTTGAAGGCCAGTTTGATAATAACCGTTATTTGGCACGTATCAATCAGGAGGGCTTTTATCAGTCGTCTGACTTTCGTGATTACTTACGTGTTGAAATGACACGTCGTCAATTGACACAAGCTTTGGTCAGTAGTGAGTTTGCTTTACCTTATCAAACGTCATTATTAACGACATTACAAAATCAGAAACGTGATATTCGCTTTGCTACTATTTCAGCTAAGCAGTTTGAGCAAGGTGTTGAAGTTACTGAAGCTGAAATTAACGATTATTATTTAGCAAATCCTGGGCGTTTTGAAAATCAGGAAAAGGTTAAAGTTAATTATATCGCACTTGATGTTAATGACTTAGCCAAAGATATTGAAGTCAACGATAGTGATCTTGAAAGTTACTACCAACAAAATATAGTCAATTATCGTCAACCTGAACAACGCCGTATTGCCCATATATTGATTGAGTTTGGTGATGATAAAGCAACAGCAAAAACTAAAATTGCCGATATTCAAACCCGTCTTAACAATGGTGAAGATTTTGGCGAATTAGCTAACGCTTTATCTGATGATACCTTCAGTGGTGAAAATGGTGGTGATCTGGAATGGTTTGAAGCTGGTATCAATGGTGAAGCATTTGATCAAGCTGTTACAGCGTTAACTGATGTTAATGCCGTTACTGATATTGTTGAGTCTGAATCAGGTTTCCACTTAATTAAACTGACTGAGTTTAAAGCTGAGCAAGTGAAAACTCTTGCTGATGTCAAAGAAGAGATCGCAATTGCAGTGAGCACACAGAAAGCACAAGATAAGTTTTTTGAGCTACAGCAACAAGCGGCGCAATTAAGTTTTGAATTTCCTGATAGCCTAGAAGATGCAGCAAATGCGGTTGGTGTTGAAGTTAAAACTTCAGCCTGGTTGTCTCGTTTTGGCAATGCGGCACCTTTTGATAACGCTAAAGTAATTGACGCTGCATTTTCAGATTTAGTGCTAAATGAGCGCTTAAACTCAGATATTATTGAAGTCAGTGATTCATTAGTGCTTGTTGTTCGTTTAAATGAATATCAGGCCGCTAATACTAAACCACTTGAGCAAGTATCTGAGCAAATCAAAACGATTTTAGTACAGCAAAAATCTGCAGAAAAAGCACAGTTATTGGCGGATGAACTTTTAGCTACACATAAAGCAGGTGATGATATTAGTGCGCAATTAACAGCAAATAATGCCAGCTTTGAAGAGAAAGCAGCCGTTGCTCGTTATGGCAGTGACCTTGATGCCAGTATTGTTCGTGAAGCATTTAAATTACCTCATCCGGTCGCTGATGCAGTTGTTGCAACAACCGTGAAATTAAATAATGGTGATATTGCATTAATTGAAGTAACTGCGGTTTCGCAAGGTGATGAGCAAGCACCGGCAAGCTTTGAACAGCAGTATAGTCAGCAATTGGCACAAGCGGCTTATCAAAGTTATGTTGAAGCACTACGTGAGCAGGCTGAGATCAGTAAACGTGAGAATATCACTAGTACAAGTCAGTTATAA
- a CDS encoding peptide ABC transporter ATP-binding protein produces MNLLDVRNLSIKLVTGSTPILAVDRVSLTMKEGEVRGLVGESGSGKSLLAQAIMGVLDDKWQVKADRFHWRGNDLMRLSPEERKMVIAKDVAMIFQEPMACLDPTKTIGEQLAEAVDEEQLSGFFWQKNKQRQLAATKLLHKVGIKQHEKCTRSYPHQLTDALCQRVMIAMALARRPLLLIADEPTAAMESTNQGQIFRLLASLNQLKNMSILLISHDLETVTHWTNTITVMYSGQSVEAGTTEQIFNQPYHPYTRALVDSSPKANMHIPVKSRLMTLPGSIPILQHLPIGCRLGPRCPKAQRACVKAPKVKNYHGHQVSCHYSLKDDY; encoded by the coding sequence ATGAATCTGCTTGATGTTCGCAATCTGTCGATCAAATTAGTTACAGGCAGCACTCCTATTTTAGCCGTTGACAGAGTCAGTTTAACCATGAAAGAAGGAGAAGTACGTGGCCTGGTAGGGGAATCAGGCTCAGGAAAATCATTATTAGCACAGGCGATTATGGGCGTACTTGATGATAAATGGCAGGTAAAGGCTGACCGCTTTCACTGGCGCGGCAATGACCTAATGCGCTTATCGCCGGAAGAACGAAAAATGGTGATAGCCAAGGATGTTGCCATGATATTTCAGGAGCCAATGGCCTGTTTAGATCCAACAAAAACAATCGGTGAACAGTTAGCTGAAGCGGTTGATGAAGAACAACTCAGCGGTTTTTTCTGGCAAAAAAATAAGCAGCGACAATTAGCAGCCACTAAGTTACTTCATAAAGTCGGCATTAAACAACATGAAAAATGCACCAGGAGTTACCCTCACCAATTAACTGACGCCCTGTGTCAACGGGTCATGATAGCAATGGCTTTAGCAAGAAGACCCTTACTACTCATTGCTGACGAACCAACAGCAGCGATGGAAAGTACCAATCAGGGGCAAATTTTTCGCTTGCTTGCTAGTTTGAATCAACTTAAAAACATGTCGATACTTTTGATCAGCCACGATTTAGAAACGGTTACCCATTGGACCAATACTATTACCGTAATGTACAGCGGTCAGTCTGTCGAAGCAGGAACTACAGAGCAGATCTTTAACCAGCCCTATCATCCTTATACTCGCGCTTTAGTCGATAGCAGTCCAAAGGCTAACATGCATATTCCGGTGAAATCACGGTTAATGACCTTACCGGGCAGCATCCCGATCTTACAGCACCTGCCGATAGGTTGCAGACTTGGCCCTCGGTGCCCGAAAGCACAACGAGCTTGTGTTAAGGCACCTAAAGTGAAGAATTATCACGGTCATCAAGTCAGTTGTCATTATTCGTTAAAGGATGATTATTAG
- a CDS encoding ATP-binding cassette domain-containing protein: MTCLLEVSNLSKNYQIAKFPFKRQTVAALEPMSFEIPAHKTLAIIGETGSGKSTLAKLLVGAEKPTTGKIKLNGQMLYHGNFKQRCQHIRMIFQDSGTTLNPSLTIHQLLDEPLLLNTDLDEEQRAALIRETLQKVGLLAEHMNFYPHMFSGGQKQRISLARAIILKPQVIILDEALAALDPSLRSQMINLLLDLQQQMGLAFVLISHNLGIVRHFSDYMMVLCKGQVVEMGNTLDVLKKPKHKYTKKLIMSQHFQLLNR, encoded by the coding sequence ATGACCTGCCTATTAGAAGTTAGTAATTTAAGTAAAAACTACCAGATCGCTAAGTTTCCTTTTAAGCGTCAAACCGTGGCGGCATTGGAGCCAATGTCATTTGAAATTCCAGCCCACAAAACGCTGGCAATTATTGGTGAAACCGGTTCAGGTAAATCAACATTAGCAAAACTGTTAGTTGGTGCAGAAAAACCGACTACCGGAAAAATTAAACTCAATGGTCAGATGCTCTATCACGGTAACTTTAAACAACGTTGCCAGCATATCCGGATGATATTTCAAGACTCGGGCACCACTCTAAATCCCAGTCTTACTATTCACCAGTTACTGGATGAACCTTTACTATTAAATACCGATCTTGATGAAGAACAGCGGGCAGCACTGATCCGTGAAACTTTGCAAAAAGTTGGCTTATTGGCAGAACATATGAACTTCTACCCTCATATGTTTTCAGGAGGGCAAAAACAACGGATATCCCTTGCCCGGGCAATTATTTTAAAACCCCAAGTGATTATCCTGGATGAAGCTCTGGCGGCACTAGATCCGTCGCTACGTTCACAAATGATCAACTTGCTACTCGATCTGCAGCAACAAATGGGCCTGGCCTTTGTGCTGATCTCCCATAATTTAGGCATAGTCAGACATTTTAGTGACTACATGATGGTGTTGTGTAAAGGACAAGTCGTTGAAATGGGCAATACCCTAGATGTACTGAAAAAGCCGAAACATAAATATACAAAAAAGCTTATTATGAGTCAGCATTTCCAATTATTAAATAGATAG
- the narI gene encoding respiratory nitrate reductase subunit gamma, which yields MDYLNTLLFGLYPYIALTIFIVGSMLRYDREQYTWKTGSSQMLEGKGIKKGSMAFHIGIMAVLAGHFVGLLTPSQVWHALGVTAATKQLIAMGAGGFFGLICLYGILILLNRRLNNPRVRATSTTMDILILVLIFIQLALGLISILFSFSHLDGSEMLKMMSWAQNIVTFDLTEAAMSLSSVGLIYKLHILLGMTLFVLFPFSRLVHIWSVPVKYFGRNYQIVRAK from the coding sequence TTTATTGTCGGTTCTATGCTTCGTTATGACCGTGAGCAATACACTTGGAAAACCGGTTCAAGCCAGATGCTGGAAGGTAAAGGCATTAAAAAAGGCTCGATGGCATTTCATATTGGTATTATGGCAGTGCTAGCCGGTCACTTTGTTGGTTTGCTGACGCCGTCACAAGTATGGCACGCGCTTGGTGTAACAGCAGCAACTAAACAGTTGATCGCGATGGGCGCCGGTGGCTTCTTTGGCTTAATTTGTTTATATGGCATTTTGATCTTATTGAATCGCCGGTTAAATAATCCGCGTGTCCGGGCAACCAGTACCACTATGGATATTTTGATCTTGGTTCTTATCTTTATTCAATTAGCGCTTGGTTTGATCAGTATTTTATTCTCTTTCAGTCATTTAGACGGCAGTGAAATGCTGAAAATGATGAGCTGGGCACAGAATATCGTGACCTTTGATCTGACTGAAGCGGCGATGTCACTCAGCAGTGTTGGTTTGATTTATAAGCTGCACATTTTGTTGGGTATGACATTGTTTGTCTTGTTCCCATTCAGTCGTTTAGTTCATATCTGGAGCGTACCGGTGAAATACTTTGGTCGTAATTATCAGATAGTACGCGCAAAATAG
- the can gene encoding carbonate dehydratase has protein sequence MTEITQLLANNINWSKTCVEQDGDFFHRLAAQQYPEYLWIGCSDSRVPANEIVGLAPGELFVHRNIANSVQATDFNCLSVLQYAVEILKVKHVIVCGHYGCGGVQAAMGNEEHGLVDNWLGQIKDIYVKHQQEIDALRFRQQKVNRLCELNVIEQVSHLARTKVVQHAWQRGQSLEIHGWIYSICDGQIKDLQVTVNSLSDVASCYHLTPTNSDSRPKVDSSISCQV, from the coding sequence ATGACAGAAATTACTCAGTTACTGGCAAACAATATCAACTGGTCTAAGACCTGTGTTGAACAAGACGGTGATTTTTTTCATCGACTTGCAGCTCAGCAATATCCAGAATATTTGTGGATTGGCTGTTCCGATTCTCGTGTACCGGCGAATGAAATTGTTGGTTTGGCACCTGGAGAATTATTTGTTCATCGCAATATTGCTAATTCGGTACAGGCGACAGATTTTAACTGTTTATCTGTGTTGCAGTACGCCGTAGAAATACTCAAGGTTAAACACGTTATCGTATGTGGTCATTATGGTTGTGGCGGTGTGCAAGCGGCGATGGGGAATGAAGAACATGGGCTGGTTGATAACTGGCTTGGACAAATTAAAGACATTTACGTTAAACATCAGCAAGAAATAGACGCCTTAAGGTTTCGGCAGCAAAAAGTGAATCGTTTATGTGAACTTAATGTTATTGAACAAGTTAGCCATCTCGCAAGAACTAAAGTCGTACAACATGCATGGCAGCGCGGACAGTCTCTGGAAATTCACGGCTGGATTTATTCGATTTGTGATGGACAAATTAAGGATTTACAGGTCACAGTGAACAGTTTATCGGATGTTGCCTCTTGTTATCATTTAACTCCGACTAACAGCGATTCCCGCCCTAAAGTTGATAGCAGTATTAGTTGTCAAGTCTGA
- a CDS encoding ABC transporter permease subunit: protein MARSKIYQEEEFPTPLVQLWQNFRQSPAVMIAFGCFIFLSAMAVFSPIVSPYSPVTNHLDTLLLPPSWHDDGDISFLLGTDNLGRDMLSRLMHGASLTFGLSFIVVIISLVIGVIIGSFSALTKGIKSSFLNHFLDVILSIPSLLLAIIIVALLGPGLNNTLWAIVMVLIPQFIHITRNAVKEEFRKDYVLASRLDGANSFRILYYSIFPNIIEKLISQATLAQSAAILDIATLGFLGLGAPIPLPEWGAMLANGIDLFYIAPWTVYLPGLAILFSVVATNLVGEGMRHAIKQRKES from the coding sequence ATGGCTCGTAGTAAGATTTATCAGGAAGAAGAATTTCCTACACCACTGGTGCAGCTATGGCAGAACTTTCGCCAGTCTCCAGCGGTGATGATAGCCTTTGGCTGTTTTATTTTCTTATCCGCCATGGCGGTTTTTTCACCGATAGTTTCTCCCTACTCTCCTGTTACCAATCACTTAGATACCTTATTGCTACCTCCGTCGTGGCACGATGATGGAGATATTAGCTTTTTACTTGGCACCGACAATTTAGGGCGGGATATGCTCTCGCGATTAATGCACGGCGCTTCGTTAACTTTTGGATTAAGCTTTATCGTTGTTATTATTTCGCTTGTTATCGGGGTGATTATCGGTTCATTTTCCGCATTAACTAAAGGGATAAAATCGAGCTTTCTCAATCATTTCCTCGATGTTATTTTATCTATCCCGTCATTGTTGCTGGCCATTATAATCGTCGCGCTACTTGGCCCTGGCTTAAATAACACTTTATGGGCTATCGTCATGGTACTGATCCCACAATTTATTCATATCACTCGTAATGCCGTTAAAGAAGAGTTTAGAAAAGATTATGTTTTAGCCTCACGTCTAGATGGTGCAAATTCATTTCGTATCCTTTATTACTCGATATTTCCTAACATTATTGAAAAACTGATCAGTCAGGCAACTCTGGCTCAATCTGCCGCTATTCTAGACATTGCTACCCTAGGCTTTTTAGGTCTGGGCGCCCCAATCCCCTTACCAGAATGGGGCGCTATGCTCGCAAACGGTATCGATCTGTTCTATATCGCCCCCTGGACCGTTTATCTGCCAGGACTTGCTATTTTATTTTCAGTGGTAGCGACAAATTTAGTCGGCGAAGGTATGCGCCATGCGATTAAACAACGTAAGGAGAGCTAA